In the Paralichthys olivaceus isolate ysfri-2021 chromosome 15, ASM2471397v2, whole genome shotgun sequence genome, one interval contains:
- the nsrp1 gene encoding nuclear speckle splicing regulatory protein 1 isoform X1, with the protein MIWEIFNWYGLVLPQKKGGLKAASLQKPSVFGDDSDEETTVGESLKREAIKKKMMKQTRLEMQKALEEDSTVYDYDAVYDDIQKQRSESNKKVLGGADKRPKYIHQLMKAVEDRKKEQERREERKIQKEREAEGEKFADKDAYVTSAYKQKLLEQKEEQEREERQAQIEAALDVKKQKDLSGFYRHLLNQTVGEEEIPDRSANNPQTSKVPKDTERTSPLPSPTSHDNIASSCSDSEEPHEQKSGFSKLGAGSTHPKRQYRQRSPSSGSGEDKEKERERERERHKKSHRDQDRGRDRDRDRDRNRAKERDDRHGGRRDDRDRRKDRDRGREDDRSRGRGDIEREDRHGKRAKSPKERERDKNGDREKRRNPAEDERKDKDREEEKERRKEQEKEKTVKREEKEPEKKEEDGGEEGKEKEEMEEKVNKFAKRSTDQTVSSARERYMARQMGRSACKSYIEKEED; encoded by the exons ATGATATGGGAAATCTTCAACTG GTATGGGCTGGTCTTGCCACAGAAGAAAGGAGGGTTAAAGGCAGCATCCCTGCAGAAACCCTCAGTGTTTGGAGATGACTCCGATGAAGAG ACAACAGTTGGGGAGAGTCTGAAGAGAGAAGCCATCaaaaagaagatgatgaagcaG ACACGTTTGGAGATGCAGAAGGCCCTGGAAGAGGACAGCACTGTATATGACTACGATGCTGTGTACGATGACATTCAAAAACAGAGAAGTGAAAGCAACAAAAAAGTTCTTGGAGGCGCAGACAAAAGG CCAAAGTATATCCACCAGTTAATGAAGGCAGTCGAGGACcgaaagaaagaacaagaacggagggaagagaggaagatccagaaggaaagagaggcagagggagagaagtttGCAGATAAAGACGCTTACGTCACCTCCGCCTACAAGCAAAAGCTTctggagcagaaggaggaacaggagagagaggagagacaggcaCAGATAGAAG CTGCTTTGGatgtgaagaaacaaaaagaccTGAGTGGCTTCTACCGACACCTGCTGAATCAGACAgtaggagaggaggagatacCAGATCGCTCAGCAAACAA CCCTCAAACTTCGAAGGTTccaaaagacacagagaggactTCACCTCTTCCTTCACCTACATCCCATGACAATATCGCAAGTTCATGCAGCGACAGTGAGGAGCCACATGAGCAGAAGTCTGGGTTCAGCAAGCTGGGTGCAGGCTCTACACACCCCAAACGCCAGTATAGACAGAGGTCGCCATCGTCAGGAAGTGGAGAAGATaaggagaaggaaagagagagggagagagagagacataagaAGAGTCACAGAGAtcaagacagagggagggacagagatagagacagagacaggaaccGGGCAAAGGAAAGGGATGACAgacatggaggaagaagagacgaCAGGGATAGAAGAAAGGACAGAGACCGAGGAAGAGAGGATGACCGAAGTAGAGGCAGGGGGGATATAGAGAGGGAAGACAGGCATGGGAAAAGGGCAAAGAGCccgaaagaaagagagagggataagaatggggacagagagaagaggaggaatccAGCTGAGGATGAGCGGAAGGACAAAGATcgggaagaagagaaggagagaaggaaggagcaagagaaggagaagacggtgaagagggaagaaaaagaaccagaaaagaaggaagaagatggaggagaagagggaaaggagaaagaggaaatggaggagaaggtgaaCAAGTTTGCAAAGCGCAGCACAGATCAGACTGTGAGTTCAGCCAGAGAGCGGTACATGGCCAGGCAGATGGGACGCTCGGCCTGTAAGAGCTATATCGAGAAGGAGGAGGACTGA
- the nsrp1 gene encoding nuclear speckle splicing regulatory protein 1 isoform X2 yields the protein MAAPAKQYGLVLPQKKGGLKAASLQKPSVFGDDSDEETTVGESLKREAIKKKMMKQTRLEMQKALEEDSTVYDYDAVYDDIQKQRSESNKKVLGGADKRPKYIHQLMKAVEDRKKEQERREERKIQKEREAEGEKFADKDAYVTSAYKQKLLEQKEEQEREERQAQIEAALDVKKQKDLSGFYRHLLNQTVGEEEIPDRSANNPQTSKVPKDTERTSPLPSPTSHDNIASSCSDSEEPHEQKSGFSKLGAGSTHPKRQYRQRSPSSGSGEDKEKERERERERHKKSHRDQDRGRDRDRDRDRNRAKERDDRHGGRRDDRDRRKDRDRGREDDRSRGRGDIEREDRHGKRAKSPKERERDKNGDREKRRNPAEDERKDKDREEEKERRKEQEKEKTVKREEKEPEKKEEDGGEEGKEKEEMEEKVNKFAKRSTDQTVSSARERYMARQMGRSACKSYIEKEED from the exons ATGGCGGCGCCTGCGAAGCA GTATGGGCTGGTCTTGCCACAGAAGAAAGGAGGGTTAAAGGCAGCATCCCTGCAGAAACCCTCAGTGTTTGGAGATGACTCCGATGAAGAG ACAACAGTTGGGGAGAGTCTGAAGAGAGAAGCCATCaaaaagaagatgatgaagcaG ACACGTTTGGAGATGCAGAAGGCCCTGGAAGAGGACAGCACTGTATATGACTACGATGCTGTGTACGATGACATTCAAAAACAGAGAAGTGAAAGCAACAAAAAAGTTCTTGGAGGCGCAGACAAAAGG CCAAAGTATATCCACCAGTTAATGAAGGCAGTCGAGGACcgaaagaaagaacaagaacggagggaagagaggaagatccagaaggaaagagaggcagagggagagaagtttGCAGATAAAGACGCTTACGTCACCTCCGCCTACAAGCAAAAGCTTctggagcagaaggaggaacaggagagagaggagagacaggcaCAGATAGAAG CTGCTTTGGatgtgaagaaacaaaaagaccTGAGTGGCTTCTACCGACACCTGCTGAATCAGACAgtaggagaggaggagatacCAGATCGCTCAGCAAACAA CCCTCAAACTTCGAAGGTTccaaaagacacagagaggactTCACCTCTTCCTTCACCTACATCCCATGACAATATCGCAAGTTCATGCAGCGACAGTGAGGAGCCACATGAGCAGAAGTCTGGGTTCAGCAAGCTGGGTGCAGGCTCTACACACCCCAAACGCCAGTATAGACAGAGGTCGCCATCGTCAGGAAGTGGAGAAGATaaggagaaggaaagagagagggagagagagagacataagaAGAGTCACAGAGAtcaagacagagggagggacagagatagagacagagacaggaaccGGGCAAAGGAAAGGGATGACAgacatggaggaagaagagacgaCAGGGATAGAAGAAAGGACAGAGACCGAGGAAGAGAGGATGACCGAAGTAGAGGCAGGGGGGATATAGAGAGGGAAGACAGGCATGGGAAAAGGGCAAAGAGCccgaaagaaagagagagggataagaatggggacagagagaagaggaggaatccAGCTGAGGATGAGCGGAAGGACAAAGATcgggaagaagagaaggagagaaggaaggagcaagagaaggagaagacggtgaagagggaagaaaaagaaccagaaaagaaggaagaagatggaggagaagagggaaaggagaaagaggaaatggaggagaaggtgaaCAAGTTTGCAAAGCGCAGCACAGATCAGACTGTGAGTTCAGCCAGAGAGCGGTACATGGCCAGGCAGATGGGACGCTCGGCCTGTAAGAGCTATATCGAGAAGGAGGAGGACTGA